A genomic window from Bradyrhizobium lupini includes:
- a CDS encoding HlyD family secretion protein codes for MSQQEQISPSPPPATPAPPPKPTQPPASSLWSRLAIPLFAVIVALGFVALATQRFDEWVGNSVVQTTNDAYVRAELTRLASRVSGEVLTVGVTDFQRVKAGDLLIQIDPADYETQVAQAEAAVAAAQAVLDNLANQIELQYATIAQAQAARLSAEAVEVEARQEQERQQSLSQTESGTRQRFEQAVAGYAKAQADVRASRAVIAAQQHQLEVLQGTRKQRAADLEATKATLASAKLKLGYTKISAPFDGVVGERQVQPGDYVNIGTNLINVVPLPKVYVIANYKETQLTHVAPGQPVEITVDSFPREKLRGRVERIAPATGAQVALLPPDNATGNFTKVVQRIPVRIQFDDNQPLLARLVPGMSVVTSIDTKAGNGGK; via the coding sequence GTGAGTCAGCAGGAACAAATCTCGCCATCGCCACCTCCTGCTACACCGGCGCCGCCACCGAAGCCAACGCAGCCACCGGCGAGTTCGCTCTGGAGCCGGCTCGCGATTCCGCTGTTCGCGGTGATCGTCGCGCTCGGCTTCGTCGCGCTTGCAACGCAGCGCTTCGACGAATGGGTCGGCAATTCGGTGGTCCAGACCACCAACGACGCCTATGTGCGCGCCGAGCTGACGCGGCTCGCCAGTCGCGTCTCCGGCGAAGTGCTGACCGTCGGGGTCACCGACTTCCAGCGCGTCAAGGCCGGCGATCTCCTGATCCAGATCGATCCTGCCGACTATGAGACGCAAGTCGCGCAGGCCGAAGCGGCGGTCGCCGCTGCGCAGGCCGTGCTCGACAATCTGGCGAACCAGATCGAGCTGCAATATGCGACGATCGCGCAGGCGCAAGCCGCGCGGCTCTCGGCCGAAGCCGTGGAGGTCGAGGCGCGGCAGGAGCAGGAGCGTCAGCAGTCGCTGTCGCAGACCGAATCCGGTACGCGGCAGCGCTTCGAACAGGCGGTCGCAGGCTATGCCAAGGCGCAGGCCGACGTGCGCGCGAGCCGCGCCGTGATCGCGGCCCAGCAGCACCAGCTCGAAGTCCTGCAAGGCACCAGGAAGCAGCGCGCGGCCGATCTCGAAGCGACCAAGGCGACGCTGGCGAGCGCGAAGCTAAAGCTCGGCTACACCAAGATATCCGCGCCGTTCGATGGCGTCGTCGGCGAGCGACAGGTCCAGCCCGGCGACTACGTCAACATCGGCACCAACCTCATCAACGTCGTGCCGTTGCCGAAGGTCTATGTGATCGCGAATTACAAGGAGACCCAGCTTACCCACGTCGCACCGGGTCAGCCGGTCGAGATCACCGTCGACAGTTTCCCGCGCGAGAAGCTGCGCGGCCGGGTCGAGCGCATTGCGCCCGCGACCGGCGCGCAGGTCGCGCTGCTGCCGCCGGACAACGCAACCGGCAATTTCACCAAGGTCGTGCAGCGCATTCCCGTGCGCATCCAGTTCGACGACAACCAGCCGCTGCTGGCGCGGCTGGTGCCGGGCATGTCGGTCGTCACCAGCATCGACACCAAGGCCGGCAATGGCGGAAAATGA
- the nth gene encoding endonuclease III, which produces MAKITRKPAPRKTSVPKKKAKVAAAKPKAPGKKSLKAMKPWTPPEVREAFSRFRKANPEPKGELEHVNPFTLLVAVVLSAQATDAGVNKATRALFAVADTPQKMLDLGEERLREYIKTIGLYRTKAKNVIALSAKLLSEFGGEVPRTRAGIESLPGAGRKTANVVLNMAFGEHTMAVDTHVFRVGNRTGLAPGKTPLEVELGLEKVIPAEFMLHAHHWLILHGRYTCLARKPRCEVCLINDLCRWPEKTV; this is translated from the coding sequence ATGGCGAAAATCACCCGCAAGCCGGCCCCCCGCAAAACGTCCGTGCCGAAGAAAAAGGCGAAGGTGGCCGCCGCGAAGCCCAAGGCCCCCGGCAAGAAATCTCTCAAAGCCATGAAACCCTGGACGCCGCCCGAAGTCCGCGAGGCCTTCAGCCGTTTCCGCAAGGCTAACCCGGAGCCAAAGGGGGAGCTCGAGCACGTCAATCCGTTCACGCTGCTGGTTGCCGTGGTGCTGTCGGCACAGGCGACTGACGCCGGCGTCAACAAGGCGACGCGCGCGCTGTTTGCGGTCGCCGACACACCGCAGAAGATGCTCGACCTGGGCGAGGAACGCCTGCGCGAGTACATCAAGACCATCGGCCTCTACCGCACCAAGGCGAAAAACGTGATCGCGCTGTCGGCGAAGCTGCTCAGCGAGTTCGGCGGCGAGGTGCCGCGCACGCGCGCCGGGATCGAGTCGCTGCCGGGCGCCGGGCGCAAGACCGCCAATGTCGTGCTCAACATGGCCTTCGGCGAGCACACCATGGCGGTCGATACGCATGTCTTCCGCGTCGGCAACCGGACCGGACTTGCGCCCGGCAAGACGCCGCTGGAGGTCGAGCTCGGTCTCGAAAAGGTGATCCCGGCCGAGTTCATGCTGCATGCCCATCATTGGCTGATCCTGCATGGCCGCTATACTTGCCTCGCGCGCAAGCCGCGCTGCGAGGTTTGCCTGATCAACGATCTCTGCCGGTGGCCGGAAAAGACGGTCTGA
- a CDS encoding DUF2244 domain-containing protein, which translates to MSTGNEIERERSASEAEPQIFSARLTPHRSLNRTGFLAVMLFLSAVSFVTGLVFLMMGAWPVFGFFGLDVLVIWWAFKANFRAARASEEIVVTPSELRVRRVSQHGQVVEWTFNPLWVRLDMEIDEDFGIEHLYLISRGHQIQIARFLGPDEKASFYKGLVEALNAARRGPTYNPVT; encoded by the coding sequence ATGAGCACAGGCAATGAAATTGAGCGCGAACGATCTGCAAGCGAGGCTGAGCCTCAGATCTTTTCCGCGCGCCTGACGCCGCACCGCTCGCTGAACCGCACCGGCTTCCTCGCCGTGATGCTGTTCCTGAGCGCCGTCAGCTTCGTCACCGGCCTCGTCTTCCTGATGATGGGCGCCTGGCCGGTGTTCGGCTTTTTCGGCCTCGACGTGCTGGTGATCTGGTGGGCTTTCAAGGCCAATTTCCGTGCGGCGCGGGCCAGCGAGGAGATCGTGGTCACGCCATCTGAATTGCGCGTGCGGCGCGTCAGCCAGCATGGCCAGGTCGTCGAATGGACCTTCAATCCGCTCTGGGTTCGACTCGACATGGAAATCGACGAGGATTTTGGCATCGAGCACCTCTATCTGATCTCGCGAGGTCACCAGATCCAGATCGCCCGCTTCCTGGGGCCGGACGAAAAGGCAAGTTTCTACAAGGGTTTGGTTGAGGCCTTAAATGCCGCCAGGCGCGGTCCGACCTACAATCCGGTGACCTGA
- a CDS encoding 2,3-bisphosphoglycerate-dependent phosphoglycerate mutase, with amino-acid sequence MSERLLVLVRHGQSEWNLKNLFTGWKDPDLTELGVKEASEAGRKLKAQGLVFDVAYTSVLTRAQHTLDLILGELDQKGLSTTKNLALNERDYGDLSGLNKDDARKKWGEDQVLIWRRSYDVPPPGGESLKDTLARALPYYVQEILPGVLNGKRTLVAAHGNSLRALIMVLEKLSPEGILKRELATGVPIIYRLNADSTVTSKLDLAG; translated from the coding sequence ATGAGCGAACGTCTTCTCGTGCTGGTGCGGCACGGCCAGAGCGAATGGAATCTGAAGAACCTCTTCACGGGCTGGAAGGATCCTGATCTCACCGAGCTCGGCGTCAAGGAAGCCTCGGAAGCCGGCCGCAAGCTGAAGGCGCAGGGTCTCGTGTTCGACGTTGCATACACCTCGGTCTTGACGCGCGCACAGCACACGCTCGATCTCATTCTCGGCGAGCTCGACCAGAAGGGCCTGTCAACGACGAAGAACCTCGCGCTGAACGAGCGCGACTATGGCGATCTCTCCGGTCTCAACAAGGATGACGCCCGCAAGAAATGGGGCGAGGACCAGGTGCTGATCTGGCGCCGCTCCTACGACGTGCCGCCGCCCGGTGGCGAAAGCCTGAAGGACACGCTGGCGCGCGCGCTGCCATATTACGTGCAGGAGATCCTGCCCGGCGTGCTCAACGGCAAGCGCACATTGGTCGCGGCTCACGGCAATTCGCTGCGCGCGCTGATCATGGTGCTGGAAAAGCTCTCGCCCGAAGGCATTTTGAAGCGCGAGCTCGCCACCGGCGTGCCGATCATCTACCGGCTCAATGCGGATTCGACGGTGACATCGAAGCTGGATCTGGCGGGTTAA
- the dapB gene encoding 4-hydroxy-tetrahydrodipicolinate reductase has protein sequence MSDMRLIVAGAGGRMGRALTRAIAETKGAVLAGALEAPGSELLGKDAGVLAGLPANGIKLSGDLWAMSKDADGILDFTVPAATLANVAIAAERGLVHVVGTTGLSGSDNAVIKSVTNRAVVVQSGNMSLGVNLLAAVVKRVAKALDESFDIEIVETHHRMKIDAPSGTALMLGQAAASGRGIALDEHADRGRDGITGARKPGDIGFASLRGGTAAGDHSVSFLGAFERLTLSHHAEDRMLFAHGALKAALWAHGKKPGHYSMADVLGLSDI, from the coding sequence ATGTCCGATATGCGCTTGATCGTTGCTGGAGCCGGCGGCCGGATGGGCCGGGCGCTGACGCGGGCGATTGCCGAGACCAAAGGCGCGGTGCTGGCCGGCGCGCTGGAGGCGCCGGGCTCGGAGCTGCTCGGCAAGGATGCCGGCGTGCTGGCAGGTCTGCCGGCCAATGGCATCAAACTCTCCGGCGATCTCTGGGCGATGTCGAAGGACGCCGACGGCATTCTGGATTTCACCGTGCCCGCGGCGACCCTCGCCAATGTCGCGATCGCCGCCGAGCGCGGCCTCGTGCACGTGGTCGGAACGACCGGCCTGTCGGGCTCCGACAACGCCGTGATCAAGAGCGTCACCAACCGCGCCGTCGTGGTGCAGTCCGGCAATATGAGCCTGGGTGTCAATCTGCTTGCCGCTGTGGTCAAGCGAGTCGCCAAGGCGCTCGACGAGAGCTTCGACATCGAGATCGTCGAGACCCATCACCGCATGAAGATCGACGCGCCCTCGGGCACGGCACTGATGCTGGGCCAGGCCGCAGCTAGCGGCCGCGGCATCGCGCTCGACGAGCATGCAGACCGCGGCCGCGACGGCATCACCGGCGCACGCAAGCCCGGCGACATCGGCTTTGCGTCGTTGCGCGGCGGCACCGCGGCCGGCGATCACAGCGTGAGCTTCCTCGGCGCGTTCGAGCGCCTGACGCTGTCGCATCACGCGGAGGATCGCATGCTGTTCGCCCACGGCGCGCTGAAAGCCGCGCTCTGGGCGCATGGCAAGAAGCCGGGGCACTACTCCATGGCCGACGTACTCGGCCTGTCCGACATCTGA
- a CDS encoding DUF1330 domain-containing protein has product MAKGYWIGRVDVSSDEGYKPYAVANGPIFKKWGGRFVVRAGKFTTVEGASRTRNVVIEFPDYETAIACYNSPEYQANIKVRQPHSVADLIIIEGYDGPQPSDG; this is encoded by the coding sequence ATGGCAAAAGGCTACTGGATCGGACGCGTCGACGTGAGCAGTGACGAGGGCTACAAGCCCTATGCCGTCGCCAATGGTCCGATCTTCAAGAAATGGGGTGGCCGCTTCGTCGTCCGCGCCGGCAAGTTCACCACCGTCGAAGGCGCCAGCCGCACCCGCAATGTCGTGATCGAATTCCCGGACTACGAGACCGCGATCGCCTGCTACAACTCGCCGGAATACCAGGCCAACATCAAGGTGCGCCAGCCGCACTCCGTCGCCGACCTCATCATCATCGAGGGCTATGACGGCCCGCAACCGTCAGACGGCTGA
- the pyrF gene encoding orotidine-5'-phosphate decarboxylase: protein MTPAEIAPKDRLIVALDLPSVDAAEAMVNRLGDSVTFYKIGYRLAYAGGLPLVGKLADQGKKVFLDLKLHDIGNTVAQGVDSITRLGATFLTVHAYPQTMKGAVEGRGSSNLKILAVTVLTSYNEDDLHAAGFRLGVSELVEARAQQAQVLGIDGLVSSPEEVGALRKIVGHQMSLVTPGIRPAGAASGDQKRIMTPGRAIAAGADYLVVGRPVVEATDSRAIAEAIQAEIAQALG, encoded by the coding sequence ATGACGCCAGCCGAGATTGCCCCGAAAGACCGCCTGATCGTCGCGCTCGATCTGCCCAGCGTTGATGCCGCGGAAGCTATGGTCAACCGGCTCGGCGACAGCGTCACCTTCTACAAGATCGGCTATCGGCTCGCTTATGCCGGCGGCTTGCCGCTGGTCGGCAAGCTCGCCGACCAGGGCAAGAAGGTCTTTCTCGATCTCAAGCTGCACGACATCGGCAACACCGTGGCGCAGGGCGTCGACAGCATCACAAGGCTCGGCGCGACCTTCCTCACCGTGCACGCTTATCCGCAGACCATGAAGGGTGCCGTCGAAGGTCGCGGCAGCTCGAACCTGAAGATCCTCGCCGTCACTGTTCTGACGTCCTACAACGAGGACGATCTGCACGCGGCAGGCTTCCGGCTCGGCGTCTCCGAGCTCGTCGAAGCGCGCGCGCAGCAGGCGCAGGTGCTCGGCATCGACGGGCTGGTATCGTCGCCCGAGGAGGTCGGAGCCTTGCGCAAGATCGTCGGCCACCAGATGAGCCTCGTCACCCCCGGCATCCGGCCGGCGGGCGCCGCGAGCGGCGACCAGAAACGCATCATGACGCCGGGCCGCGCGATTGCGGCCGGCGCGGATTATCTCGTGGTCGGGCGGCCGGTGGTGGAAGCCACGGACTCCAGGGCGATCGCCGAGGCCATCCAGGCCGAGATCGCGCAAGCGCTCGGCTAA
- a CDS encoding NADPH-dependent FMN reductase, whose translation MSATKILIIPGSLRTGSHNAKLAAVAAYAFDQAGVDVTRISLADFPLPIYDGDLQAKSGVPKHAINLKRMIGAHDGVLIVSPEYNASVPPLLKNAIDWVSRVHELHEPRGEVFRNRVFALAGASQSRLGAARALQALRLILTSCHANVIASQLTLAFADQAYDDMDRLKHEGDIAALKELVRQLIDVSQRMM comes from the coding sequence ATGTCCGCAACGAAAATCCTGATCATTCCCGGCTCCCTGCGCACCGGCTCGCACAATGCGAAGCTGGCAGCGGTCGCCGCCTATGCATTCGACCAGGCCGGTGTCGACGTCACCCGCATCTCGCTCGCCGATTTTCCGCTGCCGATCTATGACGGCGACCTGCAGGCCAAGTCCGGTGTGCCCAAGCACGCGATCAATCTCAAGCGCATGATCGGCGCGCATGATGGCGTGCTGATCGTCTCGCCCGAATACAACGCGTCGGTGCCGCCGCTGCTGAAGAACGCGATCGACTGGGTCAGCCGCGTGCATGAACTGCACGAGCCGCGCGGCGAGGTGTTCCGCAACCGCGTCTTCGCGCTCGCCGGCGCCTCGCAGAGCCGGCTCGGGGCGGCTCGCGCGCTGCAGGCGCTGCGTCTGATCCTGACCTCCTGCCACGCCAATGTGATTGCCAGCCAGCTGACGCTCGCCTTTGCCGACCAGGCCTATGACGATATGGACAGGCTGAAGCACGAGGGCGATATCGCCGCGTTGAAGGAACTGGTGCGGCAGTTGATCGACGTTTCCCAACGCATGATGTGA
- a CDS encoding class I SAM-dependent methyltransferase: MPLPSSARALKKPRLDDEVRFLRSWIEKPLHMGAVMPSGKLLARTMAHYVDVNSDAPVVELGPGTGAITSALVERGVDQKRLVLVEYNPGFCALLRDRYPQAKVVQGDAYRLRDTLWNVLSAPASAVVSGLPLVTKPMLTRLRLIRDAFTALAPGAPFVQFTYAVVPPIPKSLPGVSTEASERIWMNLPPARVWVYRKD, translated from the coding sequence ATGCCATTGCCATCGTCCGCGCGTGCGTTGAAGAAGCCCCGTCTCGATGACGAGGTGCGTTTTCTCCGGTCATGGATCGAAAAGCCCCTGCACATGGGTGCGGTGATGCCGTCGGGCAAGCTTCTGGCCCGGACCATGGCCCATTACGTCGACGTCAATTCGGACGCACCGGTGGTCGAGCTCGGGCCCGGCACCGGCGCCATCACCTCGGCCCTGGTCGAGCGCGGCGTCGATCAGAAACGTCTCGTCCTCGTCGAATACAATCCGGGCTTCTGCGCCCTGCTGCGCGACCGCTATCCGCAAGCCAAGGTGGTGCAGGGCGACGCCTATCGCCTGCGCGACACGCTGTGGAACGTGCTGAGCGCGCCGGCCTCTGCGGTCGTCTCCGGCCTGCCGTTGGTCACAAAACCGATGCTGACGCGGCTGCGGCTCATCCGCGACGCCTTCACGGCCTTGGCCCCCGGTGCGCCCTTCGTCCAGTTCACCTATGCGGTGGTGCCGCCGATTCCGAAATCGCTGCCCGGCGTGTCCACAGAGGCCTCGGAACGTATCTGGATGAACCTTCCGCCGGCCCGCGTCTGGGTGTATCGCAAGGACTAA
- the dnaJ gene encoding molecular chaperone DnaJ, with amino-acid sequence MSTSTKRCYYETLEVERDADDSALKSSFRKLAMKFHPDRNPGDNTSEVKFKEINEAYEVLKDKDKRAAYDRYGHAAFEQGGGGGAGFGAGFASSFSDIFEDLFGMAGQRGGRGGRERGADLRYNMEITLEEAFGGKTAQIEIPVSVTCEACSGIGAKAGTKPKTCSTCGGAGRVRQSQGFFTLERTCPGCQGRGQMIEDACPSCSGQGRVTRERTLSVNIPPGVEDGTRIRLAGEGEAGVRGGPPGDLYIFLSLAQHQFFQRDGADLHCRVPISMVTAALGGEFEVPTIEKGKTKVKVPAGTQSSRRFRIASKGMPVLRSRQMGDMYVQVVVETPQNLTKKQQELLAEFDKLSSGNTQPESEGFFTKVKDFFGNRAS; translated from the coding sequence ATGTCCACGTCCACCAAGCGCTGCTACTACGAAACCCTCGAAGTCGAACGCGATGCCGACGATTCCGCGCTGAAATCGTCGTTCCGCAAGCTGGCGATGAAGTTTCACCCCGACCGCAATCCGGGGGACAACACCAGCGAAGTCAAGTTCAAGGAAATCAACGAGGCCTACGAGGTCCTGAAAGACAAGGACAAGCGCGCTGCCTATGACCGTTACGGCCATGCCGCCTTCGAGCAGGGCGGCGGTGGCGGCGCCGGTTTCGGCGCGGGCTTCGCCTCCTCCTTTTCCGACATTTTCGAAGATTTGTTCGGCATGGCCGGACAGCGCGGCGGCCGTGGCGGCCGCGAGCGCGGCGCCGACCTGCGCTACAACATGGAAATCACGCTCGAGGAAGCTTTTGGCGGCAAGACCGCGCAGATCGAGATCCCGGTCTCGGTCACTTGCGAAGCCTGCTCGGGCATCGGGGCCAAGGCCGGTACCAAGCCGAAGACCTGCTCGACCTGCGGCGGCGCCGGACGCGTACGGCAGTCGCAGGGCTTCTTCACGCTGGAGCGCACCTGTCCGGGCTGCCAGGGCCGCGGCCAGATGATCGAGGACGCCTGCCCGTCCTGCTCGGGTCAGGGGCGCGTCACCCGCGAGCGGACGCTGTCGGTCAACATTCCCCCTGGAGTCGAGGACGGCACCAGGATCAGGCTTGCCGGCGAGGGCGAGGCCGGGGTCCGCGGCGGCCCGCCCGGCGACCTCTACATCTTCCTGTCGCTGGCCCAGCACCAGTTCTTCCAGCGCGACGGCGCCGATCTGCATTGCCGCGTGCCGATCTCGATGGTGACGGCGGCGCTTGGCGGCGAGTTCGAGGTGCCGACCATCGAGAAGGGCAAGACCAAGGTGAAGGTCCCTGCGGGGACCCAGTCCAGCCGTCGATTCCGCATCGCATCAAAAGGCATGCCGGTGCTGCGCTCGCGCCAGATGGGCGACATGTACGTTCAGGTCGTGGTCGAGACCCCGCAAAATCTCACCAAAAAGCAGCAGGAATTGCTGGCCGAGTTCGACAAGCTCTCCTCCGGCAACACCCAGCCGGAATCCGAGGGTTTCTTCACCAAGGTCAAGGATTTCTTCGGTAATCGGGCGAGTTGA
- the dnaK gene encoding molecular chaperone DnaK, with amino-acid sequence MGKVIGIDLGTTNSCVAVMDGKNAKVIENSEGMRTTPSIVAVTDDGERLVGQPAKRQAVTNPERTFFAVKRLIGRRYDDPMVEKDKKLVPYKIVKASNGDAWVEADGQTYSPSQVSAFILQKMKETAEAHLGQKVDQAVITVPAYFNDAQRQATKDAGKIAGLEVLRIINEPTAAALAYGLDKTKAGTIAVYDLGGGTFDISILEIGDGVFEVKSTNGDTFLGGEDFDMRLVGYLADEFQKEQGINLRNDKLALQRLKEAAEKAKIELSSTTQTEINLPFITADQTGPKHLTMKLTRAKFEALVDDLVQKTVEPCRKALKDAGLTAAEIGEVVLVGGMSRMPKVQEVVKQLFGKEPHKGVNPDEVVAIGAAIQAGVLQGDVKDVLLLDVTPLSLGIETLGGVFTRIIDRNTTIPTKKSQVFSTAEDSQNAVTIRVFQGEREMAADNKMLGQFDLMGIPPAPRGMPQIEVTFDIDANGIVNVSAKDKATSKEQQIRIQASGGLSEADIEKMVKDAEANAEADKKRREAVTAKNDADGLVHSTEKALAEHGSKVAETERRAIEDAVSDLKEALKGDDAEAIKAKTQTLAQASMKLGEAMYKQQAEADAKKDAAKDDVVDAEFTEVDDDKTNKKSA; translated from the coding sequence ATGGGAAAGGTCATCGGGATCGACCTCGGCACCACGAATTCGTGCGTCGCCGTAATGGATGGCAAGAACGCCAAAGTCATCGAGAATTCCGAAGGCATGCGCACGACGCCTTCGATCGTCGCCGTGACGGACGACGGTGAGCGCCTCGTCGGCCAGCCGGCCAAGCGCCAGGCCGTCACCAATCCCGAGCGCACGTTCTTCGCAGTGAAGCGCCTGATCGGCCGCCGCTACGACGACCCGATGGTCGAGAAGGACAAGAAGCTCGTTCCGTACAAGATCGTGAAGGCTTCCAACGGCGACGCCTGGGTCGAGGCCGACGGCCAGACCTACTCGCCCTCGCAGGTCTCGGCGTTCATCTTGCAGAAGATGAAGGAGACCGCGGAAGCCCATCTCGGCCAGAAGGTCGACCAGGCCGTCATCACCGTGCCCGCCTACTTCAACGACGCCCAGCGCCAGGCGACCAAGGACGCCGGCAAGATCGCGGGCCTTGAAGTGCTGCGCATCATCAACGAGCCGACCGCGGCCGCGCTCGCCTACGGCCTCGACAAGACCAAGGCCGGTACGATCGCCGTGTACGATCTCGGCGGCGGCACGTTCGATATCTCGATTCTCGAAATCGGCGACGGCGTGTTCGAGGTGAAGTCGACCAACGGCGACACCTTCCTCGGCGGCGAAGACTTCGACATGCGCCTGGTCGGCTATCTCGCCGACGAATTCCAGAAGGAGCAGGGCATCAACCTGCGCAACGACAAGCTCGCGTTGCAGCGCCTGAAGGAAGCCGCCGAAAAGGCCAAGATCGAGCTGTCGTCGACGACGCAGACCGAGATCAACCTGCCCTTCATCACCGCGGACCAGACCGGCCCGAAGCATCTGACGATGAAGCTCACCCGCGCCAAGTTCGAGGCGCTGGTCGATGACCTCGTTCAGAAGACCGTCGAGCCCTGCCGCAAGGCGCTGAAGGATGCCGGCCTCACCGCCGCCGAGATCGGCGAAGTGGTGCTGGTCGGCGGCATGTCGCGCATGCCGAAAGTCCAGGAAGTCGTGAAGCAGCTGTTCGGCAAGGAGCCGCATAAGGGCGTCAACCCGGACGAAGTCGTGGCGATCGGCGCCGCGATCCAGGCCGGCGTGCTTCAGGGCGACGTCAAGGACGTGCTGCTGCTCGACGTGACCCCGCTGTCGCTGGGCATCGAGACTCTGGGCGGCGTGTTCACCCGCATCATCGACCGCAACACCACGATCCCGACCAAGAAGAGCCAGGTGTTCTCGACCGCCGAGGACAGTCAGAACGCGGTCACCATCCGCGTCTTCCAGGGCGAGCGTGAAATGGCGGCCGACAACAAGATGCTCGGCCAGTTCGACCTGATGGGCATTCCGCCGGCTCCGCGCGGCATGCCGCAGATCGAGGTGACGTTCGACATCGACGCCAATGGCATCGTCAACGTCTCGGCCAAGGACAAGGCCACGTCCAAGGAGCAGCAGATCCGCATCCAGGCCTCCGGCGGTCTATCGGAAGCCGACATCGAGAAGATGGTCAAGGACGCCGAGGCCAATGCCGAGGCGGACAAGAAGCGCCGCGAGGCCGTGACTGCCAAGAACGACGCGGATGGACTGGTGCATTCGACCGAGAAGGCACTGGCCGAGCACGGTTCGAAGGTCGCCGAGACCGAGCGCCGCGCCATCGAGGATGCCGTCAGCGACCTCAAGGAAGCGCTGAAGGGCGACGATGCCGAAGCGATCAAGGCCAAGACCCAAACGCTGGCCCAGGCTTCGATGAAGCTCGGCGAGGCCATGTACAAGCAGCAGGCCGAAGCCGACGCCAAGAAGGATGCGGCCAAGGACGACGTCGTCGACGCGGAATTCACCGAAGTCGACGACGACAAGACCAACAAGAAGTCCGCCTGA
- the pncA gene encoding bifunctional nicotinamidase/pyrazinamidase yields the protein MLDRRQVLAALGTSALVALAPTAILAAASIKPDDASALLVIDVQNCFLPGGSLAVKEGEQVVPVINKISKAFSNVVMTQDWHTQGHISFASVHAGKKPFETVDLPYGKQVLWPDHCVQGTDGAALSKDLAIPHAELIIRKGFHKDVDSYSAFLEADGKTSTGLAGYLKARKIKRVFVAGLATDFCVAWTALDARKAGFEVYVVEDACRGIDNQGSLAKAWADMAKAGVKRIQSADIAASA from the coding sequence ATGCTGGATCGGCGACAAGTCTTGGCGGCGCTCGGGACGAGCGCGCTCGTGGCGCTCGCGCCCACGGCAATTCTGGCAGCGGCATCGATCAAGCCGGACGATGCATCCGCGCTGCTCGTGATCGACGTGCAGAACTGCTTCCTGCCCGGCGGCAGCCTTGCCGTGAAGGAAGGCGAGCAGGTGGTGCCCGTCATCAACAAGATCTCGAAAGCATTTTCGAATGTGGTGATGACGCAGGACTGGCACACGCAAGGCCATATTTCCTTTGCGTCAGTCCACGCCGGCAAGAAGCCGTTCGAGACCGTCGATCTTCCCTACGGCAAGCAGGTGCTGTGGCCCGACCATTGCGTGCAGGGCACCGACGGCGCCGCGCTGTCGAAAGACCTTGCGATCCCGCACGCCGAGCTCATCATCCGCAAGGGTTTTCACAAGGACGTCGACAGCTATTCGGCCTTCCTCGAAGCCGACGGCAAGACCTCGACGGGTCTCGCCGGCTATCTGAAGGCGCGCAAGATCAAGCGCGTCTTCGTCGCGGGGCTGGCGACGGATTTCTGCGTCGCCTGGACCGCGCTCGACGCGCGCAAGGCGGGCTTCGAGGTCTATGTGGTGGAAGACGCCTGCCGCGGCATCGACAATCAGGGTTCGCTGGCAAAAGCCTGGGCCGACATGGCCAAGGCCGGCGTGAAGCGGATTCAGTCCGCGGATATCGCGGCGAGCGCGTAG
- the grpE gene encoding nucleotide exchange factor GrpE, whose amino-acid sequence MTDRDRQPEDTSAAAGEPVVSKPYIMPDDPEPGSVELLQKEVAEARDRMLRTLAEMENLRKRTTKEVADARLYGITGFARDVLDIADNLQRALDAVPAEARAAADAGLASLIEGVELTERSLLSALEKHGVKKFDPSGQKFDPNFQQAMFEVPDASVPAGTVVQVMQAGYTIGERVLRPALVGVAKGGAKAAPAANSNEPNGAAN is encoded by the coding sequence ATGACCGATCGAGACCGGCAACCCGAAGACACGAGTGCTGCGGCCGGCGAGCCCGTGGTGTCAAAACCCTACATCATGCCCGACGATCCCGAGCCCGGCTCCGTCGAGCTTCTGCAGAAGGAAGTCGCCGAGGCGCGCGACCGCATGCTGCGGACGCTGGCCGAAATGGAGAATTTGCGCAAGCGGACCACCAAGGAGGTCGCGGATGCCCGCCTCTACGGCATCACCGGCTTTGCCCGCGACGTGCTCGACATCGCCGACAACCTGCAGCGCGCGCTCGATGCCGTTCCGGCCGAAGCCCGTGCGGCGGCCGATGCAGGCCTCGCCTCGCTGATCGAGGGCGTCGAGCTGACTGAGCGCTCGCTGCTCAGCGCGCTGGAAAAACACGGCGTGAAGAAGTTCGACCCCTCGGGCCAGAAGTTCGACCCGAACTTCCAGCAGGCGATGTTCGAGGTGCCCGATGCGTCGGTGCCCGCAGGCACGGTCGTCCAGGTCATGCAGGCCGGCTACACCATCGGCGAGCGCGTGCTGCGTCCCGCCTTGGTCGGTGTCGCCAAGGGCGGCGCCAAGGCTGCGCCCGCTGCCAACAGCAACGAGCCGAACGGCGCGGCCAACTAA